The following are encoded together in the Deltaproteobacteria bacterium genome:
- the gatB gene encoding Asp-tRNA(Asn)/Glu-tRNA(Gln) amidotransferase subunit GatB, translated as MSGVEAVIGLEVHAELLTSSKIFCRCSAAFGGPANTHVCPVCLGMPGVLPVLNRRVVEFAIRAGLATQCTIAGSSRFARKNYFYPDLPKGYQISMYETPICTGGWLDVLVDGGTKRIGLTRIHMEEDTGKNIHDAHGDASLVDFNRSGVPLLEIVSEPDIRTVAEAGAYLRMLRSILMYLEICDGNMEEGSFRCDANISVRPAGQAAFGTKVEVKNMNSFRAVEKAITYEIARQTEALASGERIVQETRLWDAEREETRSMRRKEYADDYRYFPEPDLLPLVVDAAWVGEIRATLPELPGPRCDRFIRDHGLSPYDADVLTQRKDVADYFEAGVAAGAPPKEMANWVMTELLRIVREEKLDRALVIRDWPLTATQLARLALLVQAGTINRNTAKSLIPRLRGTGRDPEELVRAEGLAQVSDRAALERAVADVVARHPGQAAEFRAGKDRVLGFLVGQVMKATGGKANPQLVQELLRAALSG; from the coding sequence ATGAGCGGGGTGGAGGCGGTCATCGGCCTCGAGGTCCATGCCGAGCTGCTGACGAGCTCCAAGATCTTCTGCCGCTGCTCGGCGGCCTTCGGCGGCCCGGCGAACACCCACGTGTGCCCCGTCTGCCTGGGCATGCCGGGCGTCTTGCCCGTCCTCAACCGCCGCGTCGTCGAGTTCGCGATCCGCGCGGGACTCGCCACGCAGTGCACGATCGCCGGGTCCTCCCGCTTCGCGCGCAAGAACTACTTCTACCCCGACCTCCCCAAGGGCTATCAGATCAGCATGTACGAGACGCCGATCTGCACCGGCGGCTGGCTCGACGTGCTGGTCGACGGCGGCACGAAGCGGATCGGCCTGACGCGCATCCACATGGAGGAGGACACCGGCAAGAACATCCACGACGCGCACGGCGACGCGAGCCTCGTCGACTTCAACCGCTCGGGTGTGCCGCTGCTCGAGATCGTGAGCGAGCCCGACATCCGGACGGTCGCCGAGGCCGGCGCCTACCTGCGCATGCTGCGCTCGATCCTCATGTACCTCGAGATCTGCGACGGCAACATGGAGGAAGGGAGCTTCCGCTGCGACGCCAACATCTCGGTGCGGCCGGCGGGCCAGGCGGCCTTCGGCACCAAGGTCGAGGTCAAGAACATGAATTCGTTCCGCGCCGTCGAGAAGGCGATCACGTACGAGATCGCACGGCAGACCGAGGCGCTCGCGAGCGGGGAGCGGATCGTCCAGGAGACGCGGCTGTGGGACGCCGAGCGCGAGGAGACCCGTTCGATGCGGCGGAAGGAGTACGCCGACGACTACCGCTACTTCCCCGAGCCGGACCTGCTGCCGCTCGTCGTCGACGCGGCGTGGGTGGGGGAGATCCGCGCGACGCTGCCCGAGCTGCCCGGGCCGCGGTGCGACCGCTTCATCCGCGACCACGGGCTGTCGCCCTACGACGCCGACGTGCTGACGCAGCGCAAGGACGTCGCCGACTACTTCGAGGCGGGCGTCGCGGCCGGCGCCCCGCCGAAGGAGATGGCCAACTGGGTGATGACGGAGCTGCTGCGGATCGTCCGCGAGGAGAAGCTCGACCGCGCGCTCGTCATCCGCGACTGGCCGCTCACCGCGACGCAGCTCGCCCGCCTCGCGCTCCTCGTTCAGGCGGGCACGATCAACCGCAACACGGCGAAGAGCCTGATCCCGCGGCTCCGGGGCACCGGTCGCGACCCCGAGGAGCTCGTCCGGGCCGAGGGACTCGCACAGGTGAGCGACCGCGCCGCGCTCGAGCGCGCGGTGGCCGACGTCGTCGCGCGCCACCCGGGACAGGCCGCCGAGTTCCGCGCCGGCAAGGACCGGGTCCTCGGCTTCCTCGTCGGACAGGTGATGAAGGCGACCGGCGGCAAGGCGAATCCGCAGCTCGTGCAGGAGCTGCTGCGCGCGGCGCTGAGCGGATAG
- a CDS encoding helix-turn-helix transcriptional regulator: protein MPVPKPGRPVRGSRTGRPIMALLDLLGRRWALRILWEARHGPLSFRALRERCDGMSPSVLMQRLRELRHAGIIELGADGYAATAEGRRLFHALAPLKDWAERWARRSGRNRLRASRCSGDMRTKS, encoded by the coding sequence ATGCCCGTACCGAAGCCGGGCCGGCCCGTACGTGGGTCGCGCACGGGCCGGCCGATCATGGCGCTGCTCGACCTCCTCGGGCGGCGCTGGGCGCTGCGCATCCTCTGGGAGGCGCGCCACGGGCCGCTCTCCTTCCGCGCGCTTCGGGAGCGCTGTGACGGCATGTCACCGAGCGTGCTGATGCAGCGCCTGCGCGAGCTGCGCCACGCGGGCATCATCGAGCTCGGGGCGGACGGCTACGCAGCGACCGCCGAGGGACGGAGACTGTTCCACGCCCTGGCGCCCCTCAAGGACTGGGCGGAGCGGTGGGCTCGACGCTCGGGGAGGAACCGCCTCCGCGCGTCGCGTTGCTCAGGCGACATGCGCACGAAGAGTTGA
- a CDS encoding carboxymuconolactone decarboxylase has translation MPTELRRPRIEPVHPPYEPEVGATLQAMMPRNSPVEPLKLFRTLARHRPLAAAMTSLGRFVLGRELSLDLHDRELVIHRVCARCACEYEWAVHAISYGARAGLSPEQLAATVTADADAAVWSARDGLLVRLVDELHDTASVSDELWSELERHWTEPQRLELLLIAGWYHAIAFIANGARVEHESWAPRFPDSAQ, from the coding sequence ATGCCTACCGAGCTTCGTCGTCCACGTATCGAGCCGGTCCACCCTCCCTACGAGCCGGAGGTGGGCGCGACGCTGCAGGCCATGATGCCGCGGAACTCTCCCGTCGAGCCGCTCAAGCTCTTCCGCACGCTCGCGCGGCATCGCCCCCTCGCGGCGGCCATGACCTCGCTCGGCCGCTTCGTCCTCGGCCGCGAGCTGTCCCTCGACCTCCACGATCGAGAGCTCGTCATCCATCGCGTCTGCGCCCGGTGCGCGTGCGAGTACGAGTGGGCGGTCCATGCAATCTCGTACGGCGCGCGCGCCGGCCTCTCGCCCGAGCAGCTGGCAGCGACCGTCACGGCCGACGCCGACGCAGCCGTCTGGTCGGCTCGCGACGGCCTGCTCGTCCGACTCGTCGACGAGCTACACGACACCGCATCGGTGTCGGACGAGCTGTGGTCGGAGCTCGAACGGCACTGGACCGAACCACAGCGCCTCGAGCTACTGCTGATCGCCGGCTGGTACCACGCGATCGCCTTCATCGCGAACGGCGCCCGGGTGGAGCATGAGAGCTGGGCGCCCCGCTTCCCCGACAGTGCCCAATGA
- a CDS encoding YraN family protein, with amino-acid sequence MAEEFLRACRYTIVARNYRCRAGEIDLVALDGEVLVFVEVRTRRGAAAGTPLESVVGRKQAQVVRVARHFLAARGWHDRDARFDVVGIRFDADPPAVEHVRGAFDA; translated from the coding sequence ATGGCGGAGGAGTTCCTGCGCGCCTGCCGCTACACGATCGTGGCCCGGAACTACCGCTGCCGCGCCGGCGAGATCGACCTGGTCGCCCTCGACGGCGAGGTGCTCGTCTTCGTCGAGGTGCGGACCCGGCGCGGGGCCGCCGCCGGCACGCCGCTCGAATCCGTCGTCGGCCGCAAGCAGGCGCAGGTGGTGCGCGTCGCCCGCCACTTCCTCGCGGCGCGCGGCTGGCACGACCGCGACGCACGGTTCGACGTGGTGGGCATCCGCTTCGACGCCGATCCGCCGGCCGTCGAGCACGTGCGCGGCGCCTTCGATGCTTGA
- a CDS encoding CPBP family intramembrane metalloprotease: protein MRTLRLLGLVVAVWLLAAVVSPWVAGLAAAGWRLTFARLYDRVFELLLVAAVVIAWRRLDLGSARELGLARPRWAAEVRRGLGAGLAGVGAALLVCMLAGAVVPELRFAAVKTLRKALLGLAAAIAIGTAEELLFRGVLLHRMARDLGRMAAVILTALVYAAVHAVRTGASRGGAVTIWSGLERSAALVTPLLERDALPGIVGLVGLGVLLAVARLRTGSLWVSIGIHTAWVAVFRVGRLFLAIQREPAWLVGPGWPPLIGGVAGWVAIVITSALLFSRRR from the coding sequence GTGCGGACCCTCCGGCTGCTCGGCCTGGTCGTCGCGGTCTGGCTGCTCGCGGCCGTCGTGAGCCCCTGGGTGGCCGGTCTGGCGGCAGCCGGGTGGCGGCTCACGTTCGCGCGCCTCTACGACCGGGTGTTCGAGCTGCTCCTGGTGGCCGCGGTCGTCATCGCCTGGCGTCGGCTCGACCTGGGCAGCGCCCGCGAGCTGGGGCTCGCACGGCCGCGCTGGGCCGCCGAGGTCCGGCGCGGCCTCGGCGCGGGACTCGCCGGCGTGGGGGCGGCGCTCCTCGTCTGCATGCTGGCCGGTGCGGTGGTGCCGGAGCTGCGCTTCGCGGCCGTCAAGACGCTGCGCAAGGCGCTGCTCGGCCTCGCCGCGGCCATTGCCATCGGCACGGCCGAGGAACTGCTCTTCCGCGGTGTCCTGCTCCATCGGATGGCGCGCGACCTCGGGCGAATGGCAGCCGTCATCCTCACCGCGCTCGTGTACGCGGCGGTGCATGCGGTGCGCACGGGCGCGTCCCGCGGCGGGGCCGTGACCATCTGGAGCGGTCTCGAGCGGAGCGCCGCACTGGTGACGCCACTCCTCGAGCGGGACGCGCTGCCGGGAATCGTCGGGCTCGTGGGCCTGGGCGTGCTGCTGGCCGTCGCGCGGCTGCGCACGGGGAGTCTCTGGGTGTCGATCGGCATCCACACGGCGTGGGTGGCGGTCTTCCGCGTGGGGCGACTCTTCCTCGCGATCCAGCGTGAGCCGGCGTGGCTCGTCGGCCCGGGTTGGCCGCCGCTCATCGGCGGTGTGGCCGGCTGGGTGGCGATCGTCATCACCTCGGCGCTGCTCTTCTCTCGGAGGAGATAG
- a CDS encoding phosphoribosylanthranilate isomerase, with translation MWVKICCIQDLDEVRLAVRLGATAIGLVSAMPSGPGVISEERIAGIAPHVPPGIDSFLLTSLTQPSEIVAQHRRCKTSALQLCDRLEAGAHAELRAALPGVSIVQVVHVIDRESVAEALAVGDHVDALLLDSGNRDLAARELGGTGRTHDWQLSAEIRERAAAPVFLAGGLTSENVGAAIHCVEPHGVDVCSGVRTAGRLDEGKLAAFFAAVRAA, from the coding sequence GTGTGGGTCAAGATCTGCTGCATTCAGGACCTCGACGAGGTCCGGCTCGCCGTGCGGCTGGGCGCGACGGCCATCGGACTCGTGTCGGCCATGCCGAGCGGCCCGGGTGTCATTTCCGAGGAGCGCATCGCCGGGATCGCGCCGCACGTGCCGCCCGGCATCGACTCTTTTCTTCTTACGAGCCTCACGCAGCCGTCAGAGATCGTCGCTCAGCACCGGCGGTGCAAGACCAGCGCACTGCAACTTTGCGATCGGCTGGAGGCCGGCGCCCACGCCGAGCTGCGCGCCGCGCTGCCGGGCGTGTCGATCGTCCAGGTCGTACACGTGATCGACCGCGAGTCCGTGGCGGAGGCGCTCGCGGTCGGCGACCACGTCGACGCGCTCCTCCTCGATTCGGGCAATCGGGACCTCGCCGCGAGGGAACTCGGCGGCACCGGGCGCACCCACGACTGGCAGCTCAGCGCCGAGATCCGGGAGCGCGCCGCGGCACCGGTGTTCCTGGCGGGCGGCTTGACGTCGGAGAACGTCGGCGCCGCGATCCACTGCGTCGAGCCCCACGGGGTGGACGTCTGCAGCGGGGTGCGCACGGCCGGCCGGCTCGACGAGGGCAAGCTCGCCGCGTTCTTCGCTGCGGTCCGCGCCGCGTAG
- the argJ gene encoding bifunctional glutamate N-acetyltransferase/amino-acid acetyltransferase ArgJ, whose product MKLQRRAHRVLVPGFRFSGVRAGLKQRGRDVALIVADRPASVAGVFTTNRAPAAPVQLARRRVAAGRASAVLVHAGNANACTGAEGRRTAADATALAARLLGLAPAEVVPCATGRIGVQVPRQRLLAGVRAAAVALAPAGFPHAAEAITTTDAFPKTARRALVLGGRRVTVAALGKGAGMIAPDLATLLVFVVTDAAAPARVLRATLGEAVDATLNAITVDGDMSTNDTVLLLASGAAANTPIAVGSRQHAALTRAVTAVLDEIARLVVLDGEGGTRVVEVLVRGARSGGEARRVARAVAESTLCKAAFHGGDPNWGRFVCAAGTAGAALDADRVDVTIGDVRVARRGRPVPGALGRAAVRMRRTSFRLELDLHLGAGTARMLASDLSPAYVRFNAEYTT is encoded by the coding sequence ATGAAGCTCCAGCGGCGCGCGCACCGCGTCCTGGTCCCGGGGTTCCGCTTCTCCGGCGTCCGCGCGGGTCTCAAGCAGCGAGGCCGGGATGTCGCCCTGATCGTGGCCGACCGGCCGGCCAGCGTCGCCGGCGTGTTCACGACCAACCGGGCGCCCGCCGCTCCCGTCCAGCTGGCGCGGCGGCGAGTCGCCGCCGGCCGCGCCTCCGCCGTCCTCGTCCATGCTGGTAACGCCAATGCCTGCACCGGCGCCGAGGGGCGGCGCACGGCCGCGGACGCGACCGCGCTCGCCGCGCGGCTCCTGGGCCTTGCGCCGGCCGAGGTCGTGCCGTGCGCCACGGGACGCATCGGCGTCCAGGTGCCGCGGCAGCGGCTCCTGGCCGGGGTGCGGGCGGCCGCGGTCGCGCTCGCGCCGGCGGGCTTCCCGCATGCCGCCGAGGCCATCACCACCACCGACGCGTTCCCGAAAACCGCCCGTCGCGCGCTCGTGCTCGGCGGGAGGCGGGTCACCGTCGCCGCGCTCGGCAAGGGCGCCGGCATGATCGCCCCCGACCTGGCGACGCTCCTCGTCTTCGTCGTGACCGACGCCGCGGCGCCGGCGCGCGTGCTCCGCGCGACGCTCGGCGAGGCCGTCGACGCGACGCTCAACGCCATCACCGTCGACGGCGACATGAGCACGAACGACACCGTGCTGCTGCTCGCGAGCGGCGCCGCGGCGAACACGCCGATCGCCGTGGGCTCGCGGCAGCACGCGGCCCTCACACGCGCGGTGACCGCGGTGCTCGACGAGATCGCCCGCCTCGTGGTGCTCGACGGCGAGGGCGGCACGCGCGTGGTCGAGGTCCTCGTGCGCGGCGCGCGTTCCGGGGGCGAGGCGCGCCGCGTGGCGCGCGCCGTCGCCGAGTCGACGCTCTGCAAGGCGGCCTTCCACGGCGGCGACCCGAACTGGGGCCGCTTCGTGTGCGCGGCGGGGACGGCGGGTGCGGCGCTCGACGCGGACCGGGTGGACGTGACGATCGGCGACGTGAGGGTCGCACGCCGCGGCCGCCCCGTGCCCGGCGCGCTCGGCCGTGCCGCCGTCCGCATGCGGCGGACGAGCTTTCGTCTCGAGCTCGATCTTCACCTGGGCGCCGGCACCGCCCGGATGCTCGCCTCGGACCTCTCGCCCGCCTACGTCCGCTTCAACGCCGAGTACACGACCTGA
- the gatC gene encoding Asp-tRNA(Asn)/Glu-tRNA(Gln) amidotransferase subunit GatC: MAITREEVRRVAALARLRLAPEEEARLTGDLDHILEAFARLSALDTKAVAPTAHVEDFGALLRQDTVENPPAGDEPLANAPSRDGRFFKVPKIIE, from the coding sequence GTGGCGATCACGCGTGAGGAGGTGCGGCGCGTCGCGGCCCTCGCCCGGCTGCGGCTCGCGCCCGAGGAGGAGGCGCGGCTGACGGGCGACCTCGATCACATCCTCGAGGCCTTCGCGCGCCTGTCGGCGCTCGACACGAAAGCGGTCGCGCCCACGGCGCACGTCGAGGACTTCGGCGCCCTGCTCCGCCAGGACACGGTCGAGAACCCGCCGGCGGGCGACGAGCCGCTCGCCAACGCACCCTCGCGGGATGGGCGCTTCTTCAAGGTGCCCAAAATCATCGAATGA
- a CDS encoding GYD domain-containing protein gives MATYVMLSTLTDEGAETIKKNPTRIRDVNKEVEKLGVRVTSQYALLGPYDFLSVVEAPDNETIARVSAELSARGSIKITTLAAIPIEKFISAIK, from the coding sequence ATGGCGACGTACGTGATGCTGAGCACCCTCACCGACGAAGGGGCGGAGACGATCAAGAAGAACCCCACCCGCATCCGCGACGTCAACAAGGAGGTCGAGAAGCTGGGCGTGCGCGTCACGAGCCAGTACGCGTTGCTCGGCCCGTACGACTTCCTGAGCGTCGTCGAGGCGCCCGACAACGAGACGATCGCGCGCGTCTCGGCGGAGCTGTCGGCGCGCGGCAGCATCAAGATCACGACGCTGGCGGCGATCCCGATCGAGAAGTTCATCTCGGCGATTAAGTAG
- a CDS encoding Uma2 family endonuclease: protein MAHAARAEPNAAGTFTKERYFRLVTEGVLEPDDRVELLEGVVVAMAQSPGHAVAGDLVAEALRRAVGTRAAVRVQRPFVAGRRSVPEPDVAIVPGRVHDYAKSHPTTALLIVEVAEWSLAQDRITKAAIYAGAGIPEYWIVNLRDDQVEVFRMPERRARLYRDRRIARPGERLGIAALEGASVAVDELLPEP from the coding sequence ATGGCACACGCCGCCCGTGCCGAGCCGAACGCGGCGGGGACGTTCACGAAGGAGCGGTACTTCCGCCTCGTGACCGAGGGAGTCCTCGAACCCGACGACCGCGTGGAGTTGCTGGAGGGGGTGGTCGTCGCCATGGCTCAGAGTCCAGGCCACGCGGTGGCGGGCGATCTCGTTGCGGAGGCGCTCCGCCGCGCGGTCGGAACCCGGGCGGCCGTCCGGGTGCAACGGCCCTTCGTCGCCGGCCGGCGCTCGGTCCCGGAGCCCGATGTCGCCATCGTGCCCGGGCGCGTTCACGACTATGCGAAATCCCATCCGACGACGGCGTTGCTGATCGTCGAGGTGGCCGAGTGGTCTCTGGCGCAGGACCGCATCACGAAGGCCGCGATTTATGCGGGGGCCGGCATCCCGGAGTACTGGATCGTGAACCTGCGGGACGACCAGGTCGAGGTGTTCCGTATGCCCGAACGGCGGGCGCGGCTGTACCGGGACAGGCGCATCGCGCGGCCCGGTGAGCGACTCGGGATCGCCGCGTTGGAGGGAGCGAGCGTTGCCGTCGACGAGCTGCTCCCCGAACCTTAG
- the gatA gene encoding Asp-tRNA(Asn)/Glu-tRNA(Gln) amidotransferase subunit GatA encodes MTPLHDLSLRDAAARVRRRETSSVELVRAALDRIAAVEPAVGAFLSVTEAEALAAAAAIDRRIAAGEDPGPLAGVPVGIKDIICTAGIRTTAGSRILERFVPAYDATVTARLKRAGAVIVGKLNCDEFAMGSSTENSALGTTRNPWDGNRVPGGSSGGSGAAVAAGECHAALGTDTGGSVRLPAAFCGVVGLKPTYGRVSRYGVIAYASSLDQVGPLARDVADTALMLEAIAGHDPADSTASPRPVPSYLAALEQGVRGLRLGLPREYFVEGMQPEVEAGVRAAVRELERLGAIVEPVSLPHTEYAIATYYLIATAEASSNLARYDGIRYGLRVPADSLGAMYEASRAAGFGTEVKRRIMLGTYALSAGYYDAYYLKAQQVRTLIRRDFEQVFQRCEALVTPVAPTTAFRLGEKIADPLTMYLSDIFTISVNLAGLPGLALPCGFDASGLPIGLQVIGRPFDEETVLRIGAAYEQATDWHRRRASL; translated from the coding sequence ATGACGCCGCTCCACGACCTCTCTCTCCGCGACGCCGCGGCGCGCGTCCGCCGGCGCGAGACCTCCTCGGTCGAGCTCGTGCGCGCCGCACTCGACCGCATCGCGGCCGTCGAGCCCGCCGTGGGCGCTTTCCTCTCCGTGACCGAGGCGGAGGCGCTCGCCGCCGCCGCGGCGATCGACCGGCGCATCGCCGCCGGCGAGGACCCCGGGCCGCTCGCCGGCGTGCCAGTGGGGATCAAGGACATCATCTGCACCGCGGGCATCCGTACGACGGCCGGCTCGCGCATCCTCGAGCGTTTCGTCCCGGCGTACGACGCGACCGTCACGGCGCGCCTCAAGCGCGCCGGCGCGGTGATCGTCGGCAAGCTCAACTGCGACGAGTTCGCGATGGGCTCGTCGACCGAGAACTCGGCGCTCGGCACGACGCGGAACCCGTGGGACGGAAACCGCGTGCCGGGCGGGTCGTCCGGCGGCTCGGGCGCCGCGGTCGCCGCCGGCGAGTGCCACGCCGCGCTCGGCACCGACACGGGCGGCTCGGTGCGGCTGCCGGCGGCGTTCTGCGGCGTGGTGGGCCTCAAGCCCACCTACGGGCGCGTGTCGCGCTACGGCGTGATCGCCTACGCCTCGTCGCTCGACCAGGTGGGCCCGCTCGCGCGCGACGTCGCCGACACGGCGCTCATGCTCGAGGCGATCGCGGGCCACGACCCCGCCGACTCGACCGCCTCGCCCCGTCCCGTCCCGTCGTATCTGGCGGCGCTCGAGCAAGGGGTGCGCGGTCTCCGTCTCGGGCTCCCACGCGAGTACTTCGTCGAAGGCATGCAGCCGGAGGTCGAGGCCGGGGTCCGCGCGGCCGTGCGCGAGCTCGAGCGGCTCGGCGCCATCGTCGAGCCCGTGTCGCTGCCCCACACCGAGTACGCGATCGCCACCTACTATCTGATCGCGACCGCGGAGGCCTCCTCCAACCTCGCGCGCTACGACGGCATCCGCTACGGCCTCCGCGTGCCGGCGGACTCGCTCGGCGCCATGTACGAGGCGTCGCGCGCGGCGGGCTTCGGCACCGAGGTGAAGCGGCGCATCATGCTCGGGACCTACGCGCTGTCGGCGGGCTACTACGACGCCTACTACCTGAAGGCGCAGCAGGTGCGGACCCTCATCCGGCGCGACTTCGAGCAGGTCTTCCAGCGCTGCGAGGCGCTGGTGACGCCGGTGGCGCCCACCACCGCGTTCCGCCTGGGCGAGAAGATCGCCGATCCGCTCACCATGTACCTGTCGGACATCTTCACGATCTCGGTCAATCTGGCGGGGCTCCCGGGCCTCGCCCTCCCCTGCGGCTTCGACGCCTCGGGGCTGCCCATCGGACTCCAGGTGATCGGCCGGCCGTTCGACGAGGAGACCGTGCTGCGCATCGGCGCCGCCTACGAGCAGGCGACCGACTGGCACCGGAGGCGGGCATCATTATGA
- a CDS encoding cytochrome P450: MPPSLSSCISAAKSAKLGPADVTPTTDLALDDIQLGELSLWLRPDREGIFAKLRTERPVSFHAEGEFPGVPKGRGFWALTRYADVVRASMDAETFVSGHGVNIPDQVPELNEFFGSMINMDAPRHTKLRKLVSAGFTPRTINQVEQAVRTQAKRIVDAVANKGTCDFVGEVAAALPLRIICDMMGIPEADHRRIFELTNLILGVGDPEYASSREELMAGAMELFQYAQTLAEERRTHPRDDITTALIQAEVDGERLTSQEVGSFFILLAAAGNETTRNAISHGIKVLTDFPAERARWMADFERIAPTAVEEIVRWATPVIHFRRTATRDVEIGGQRIHAGDKVVLWYNSANRDEAFWSEAYRFDVTRTPNDHVGFGAGGPHFCLGANLARREIRVMFDELLHRLPDMHVTGRPDMLQSAFIHGIKRMRVEFTPAR, encoded by the coding sequence ATGCCGCCTTCTCTATCAAGTTGCATCAGCGCCGCGAAGAGTGCCAAGCTCGGACCCGCTGACGTGACCCCCACCACGGACCTCGCGCTCGACGACATCCAGCTCGGCGAGCTCTCGCTCTGGCTCCGCCCGGACCGCGAGGGCATCTTCGCGAAGCTGCGCACCGAGCGTCCGGTGTCGTTCCACGCCGAGGGGGAATTTCCCGGCGTGCCGAAGGGGCGCGGCTTCTGGGCGCTGACCCGCTACGCCGACGTCGTCCGCGCGAGCATGGATGCCGAGACGTTCGTCTCCGGCCACGGCGTCAACATCCCCGACCAGGTACCCGAGCTGAACGAGTTCTTCGGCTCGATGATCAACATGGACGCCCCCCGGCACACGAAGCTCCGGAAGCTGGTGAGCGCCGGGTTCACGCCCCGCACCATCAACCAGGTCGAGCAGGCGGTCCGGACGCAGGCGAAGCGGATCGTCGATGCGGTGGCAAACAAGGGGACGTGCGACTTCGTCGGGGAGGTGGCCGCCGCGCTCCCCCTCCGCATCATCTGCGACATGATGGGTATTCCCGAGGCCGACCATCGGCGCATCTTCGAGCTCACGAACCTCATCCTCGGCGTCGGCGACCCCGAGTACGCCAGCTCGCGCGAGGAGCTGATGGCGGGAGCCATGGAGCTCTTCCAGTACGCCCAGACGCTGGCGGAGGAGCGGCGGACACATCCGCGCGACGACATCACGACCGCCCTCATTCAGGCCGAGGTCGACGGGGAGCGCCTCACCAGCCAGGAGGTCGGGTCGTTCTTCATCCTCCTCGCCGCGGCCGGCAACGAGACGACGCGCAACGCGATCAGCCACGGTATCAAGGTGCTCACCGACTTCCCCGCCGAGCGCGCCAGGTGGATGGCCGACTTCGAGCGGATCGCGCCGACCGCGGTCGAGGAGATCGTGCGCTGGGCCACCCCCGTGATCCACTTCCGGCGCACCGCCACGCGCGACGTCGAGATCGGCGGGCAGCGGATCCACGCCGGCGACAAGGTCGTCCTCTGGTACAACTCGGCGAACCGCGACGAGGCGTTCTGGAGCGAGGCGTACCGCTTCGATGTGACCCGCACGCCGAACGACCACGTGGGCTTCGGCGCGGGCGGCCCGCACTTCTGCCTCGGCGCGAACCTCGCGCGGCGCGAGATCCGCGTGATGTTCGACGAGCTCCTGCACCGGCTGCCCGACATGCACGTGACGGGGCGGCCCGACATGCTGCAGTCGGCTTTCATCCACGGCATCAAGCGCATGCGGGTGGAGTTCACGCCGGCGCGCTAG